The Urbifossiella limnaea genome has a window encoding:
- a CDS encoding pyridoxal phosphate-dependent aminotransferase has protein sequence MITPLLSAFARGLTTEIAFDVLALAKRLKAAGKDVIELQIGDSPYPTSSSALAAGKAALDAGHTRYAPSMGLPDFRAGLAKLVRDEFGIAAGPENVVVAPGAKPFEQFFCELFLEPGDAVLVFEPAFPTYLPNVLRRGARMVTAPLTPENEFRPDLAAVERFVRDEPRAKAVFLNSPHNPTGGVATKADLEGLAAILRGTGVALFSDEPYCHMVWRGRHHSPLAEPGMMERTVAAYTFSKSYSMSGWRCGFAVTAAPLAELIGKMVNSTLSCAPPFVQLAGLAAIEKDAAERDRTMAAFRAKVALLVAELRRVPDVSVAEPAGTFYVFPDVRPLCRRLGITSHGLAMYLLEGADEKRGVACLGGECFGPAGQGFLRFSTAEPDDRLREAVAFLADAVTRTERVAAFLASNPQYRAGGR, from the coding sequence ATGATCACCCCTCTCCTCTCCGCGTTCGCCCGCGGCCTCACCACCGAAATCGCGTTCGACGTGCTCGCCCTCGCCAAGCGGCTGAAGGCCGCCGGCAAGGACGTGATCGAGCTCCAGATCGGCGACAGCCCGTACCCCACGTCGTCGTCGGCGCTCGCCGCGGGGAAGGCCGCGCTCGACGCCGGGCACACGCGCTACGCCCCGTCGATGGGCCTGCCCGACTTCCGCGCCGGGCTGGCGAAGCTCGTCCGCGACGAGTTCGGCATCGCCGCCGGGCCGGAGAACGTGGTCGTCGCGCCCGGGGCGAAGCCGTTCGAGCAGTTCTTCTGCGAGCTGTTCCTCGAACCCGGCGACGCCGTCCTCGTGTTCGAGCCGGCGTTCCCGACGTACCTGCCGAACGTCCTCCGCCGCGGCGCCCGCATGGTGACCGCGCCGCTCACCCCCGAGAACGAGTTCCGCCCCGACCTCGCCGCCGTCGAGCGCTTCGTGCGGGACGAGCCGCGGGCGAAGGCGGTGTTCCTGAACTCGCCGCACAACCCGACCGGCGGCGTCGCCACGAAGGCCGACCTGGAGGGGCTGGCGGCGATCCTCCGCGGCACCGGCGTGGCGCTGTTCAGCGACGAGCCGTACTGCCACATGGTGTGGCGCGGCCGGCACCACTCGCCGCTCGCCGAGCCCGGCATGATGGAGCGGACGGTGGCGGCGTACACGTTCTCGAAGAGCTACAGCATGAGCGGCTGGCGGTGCGGGTTCGCGGTGACGGCCGCGCCGCTGGCCGAGCTGATCGGCAAGATGGTGAACTCGACGCTGTCGTGCGCCCCCCCGTTCGTGCAGCTCGCCGGCCTGGCCGCGATCGAGAAGGACGCCGCCGAGCGCGACCGCACGATGGCGGCGTTCCGCGCCAAGGTAGCGCTGCTCGTCGCGGAGTTGCGGCGGGTGCCGGACGTGAGTGTGGCGGAGCCGGCGGGCACGTTCTACGTGTTCCCGGACGTGCGGCCGCTGTGCCGCCGGCTGGGGATCACGTCGCACGGGCTGGCCATGTACCTGCTGGAAGGCGCGGACGAAAAGCGCGGCGTGGCGTGCCTCGGCGGCGAGTGCTTCGGCCCGGCGGGGCAGGGGTTCTTGCGCTTCAGCACGGCCGAGCCCGACGACCGGCTGCGCGAAGCGGTGGCGTTCCTGGCCGACGCCGTGACGCGAACCGAGCGCGTGGCGGCGTTCCTGGCATCGAACCCGCAGTACCGGGCGGGTGGCCGTTAG
- a CDS encoding ParB/RepB/Spo0J family partition protein translates to MDATATKPRLGRGLSALLGDAGTADAPANRLPVGDVKQNPYQPRKRFDDDELASLTDSVKSHGVLQPIVVRQTGDGFQLIAGERRLRAAQAAGLADVPVHVVAFDDQQVFEAALVENIQRSDLNPIEKAQGFRDYLDKFGVSQEVLGAKLGLDRTTVSNLLGLLNLPPEVQDAVRLGQISLGHAKVLKGVPDADRQLALCRETILKNYSVRALEVLVKQQLVEAGAAAPAAEEEAEERRPVEKTAHVKGIEDDLRQRLAVKIDIKVKAKDKGQIVIGFDSNDDFERIVAALTK, encoded by the coding sequence ATGGACGCCACCGCCACCAAACCCCGCCTCGGCCGCGGGCTCTCCGCCCTCCTCGGCGACGCCGGAACCGCCGACGCGCCCGCCAACCGGCTCCCCGTCGGCGACGTGAAGCAGAACCCCTACCAGCCCCGCAAGCGGTTCGACGACGACGAACTCGCGTCGCTCACCGACAGCGTCAAGTCGCACGGCGTGCTGCAACCCATCGTCGTCCGCCAGACCGGCGACGGCTTCCAGCTCATCGCCGGCGAGCGGCGGCTGCGTGCCGCGCAGGCCGCCGGCCTCGCCGACGTGCCCGTCCACGTCGTCGCGTTCGACGACCAGCAGGTGTTCGAGGCGGCGCTCGTCGAGAACATCCAGCGGAGCGACCTGAACCCGATCGAGAAGGCGCAGGGCTTCCGCGACTACCTCGACAAGTTCGGCGTGTCGCAGGAAGTGCTCGGGGCCAAGCTCGGCCTCGACCGCACCACCGTGAGCAACCTCCTCGGCCTCCTCAACCTGCCGCCGGAGGTGCAGGACGCGGTGCGGCTGGGGCAGATCAGCCTCGGCCACGCCAAGGTGCTGAAGGGCGTGCCCGACGCCGACCGGCAGCTCGCCCTGTGCCGCGAGACGATCCTCAAGAACTACTCCGTCCGCGCGCTGGAGGTGCTCGTCAAGCAGCAGCTGGTGGAGGCCGGGGCCGCGGCGCCGGCCGCGGAGGAGGAGGCCGAGGAGCGGCGGCCGGTGGAGAAGACGGCCCACGTGAAGGGGATCGAGGACGACCTGCGGCAGCGGCTGGCGGTGAAGATCGACATCAAGGTGAAGGCGAAGGACAAGGGGCAAATCGTCATCGGGTTCGACAGCAACGACGACTTCGAGCGGATCGTGGCGGCGCTGACCAAGTAA
- the polX gene encoding DNA polymerase/3'-5' exonuclease PolX — MSKDDVADALDEIGVLLELQGENAFRCNAYFNGARTVRSLSADLKQLVADKTLGQVRGLGAALAEKITTLVTTGDLPYLAELRGQVPAGLIEMRQLQGIGSKKVKALHDALGVDTLDKLKAACEAGEVAKLKGFGAKTQANILEALRFREEAGKRVRIDQATGLVAALVERVRALPGVVRAEACGSVRRRRETCGDLDILASSADAQPVIDAFAAFPEVVRVLGQGPTKASVLATSRVDGEKVTLQADLRVVTDDLFPFGLHYFTGSKAHNIRMRQRALDRGWQLSEYGLGTADAPIACKTEADIFAALDLEYVAPELREDTGEIEAAEAKALPRLLEPGDIRGVFHNHTTYSDGSASLEEMALAAKALGWEYFGVGDHSQSLAVARGMPPSVVRKQWAEIDAVNAKLSGVRILKGIESDILQDGSLDYDDEMLAGFDYVVGSVHTHFTLTEAEQTERVCRALAHPALTMLGHATGRLLLRREGYKIDLEEVLKTAARFGKMVEINANPYRLDLDWVHVKRAKALGVLLVINPDAHSPDQLALTRFGVDVARRGWLEAKDVFNTRSLAEVQAELARRKRA; from the coding sequence ATGTCCAAAGACGACGTCGCAGATGCCCTGGACGAGATCGGCGTTCTGCTCGAGCTCCAGGGCGAGAACGCCTTCCGCTGCAACGCCTACTTCAACGGCGCCCGCACCGTCCGCTCCCTCTCGGCCGACCTGAAGCAGCTTGTCGCCGACAAGACGCTGGGCCAGGTCCGCGGCCTCGGCGCCGCGCTCGCGGAGAAGATCACCACCCTCGTCACCACCGGCGACCTGCCGTACCTCGCCGAGCTGCGCGGCCAGGTGCCCGCCGGCCTGATCGAGATGCGGCAGCTGCAAGGGATCGGCTCCAAGAAGGTGAAGGCGCTGCACGACGCGCTCGGCGTCGACACCCTCGACAAGTTGAAGGCCGCGTGCGAGGCCGGCGAGGTGGCGAAGCTCAAGGGCTTCGGCGCCAAGACGCAGGCCAACATCCTCGAAGCCCTCCGCTTCCGCGAGGAGGCCGGGAAGCGCGTCCGCATCGACCAGGCGACGGGGCTCGTCGCGGCGCTGGTCGAGCGGGTGCGGGCGCTGCCGGGCGTGGTCCGCGCCGAGGCGTGCGGCAGCGTCCGCCGCCGCCGCGAGACGTGCGGCGACCTCGACATCCTCGCCTCGTCCGCCGACGCGCAGCCGGTGATCGACGCCTTCGCCGCGTTCCCCGAGGTGGTGCGGGTGCTCGGCCAGGGGCCGACGAAGGCGAGCGTGCTGGCCACGTCCCGCGTGGACGGCGAGAAGGTGACGCTTCAAGCCGACCTGCGGGTGGTGACGGACGACCTGTTCCCGTTCGGCCTCCACTACTTCACCGGCAGCAAGGCGCACAACATCCGGATGCGGCAGCGCGCCCTCGACCGCGGCTGGCAGCTGAGCGAGTACGGGCTCGGCACCGCCGACGCGCCCATCGCCTGCAAGACCGAGGCGGACATCTTCGCGGCGCTCGACCTGGAGTACGTCGCGCCGGAGCTGCGCGAGGACACCGGCGAGATTGAGGCGGCCGAGGCGAAGGCACTGCCGCGGCTGCTGGAGCCGGGCGACATCCGCGGCGTGTTCCACAACCACACGACGTACAGCGACGGCAGCGCGTCGCTGGAGGAGATGGCGCTGGCGGCGAAGGCGCTGGGCTGGGAGTACTTCGGCGTCGGCGACCACTCGCAGTCGCTGGCGGTGGCGCGCGGGATGCCGCCGAGCGTGGTGCGGAAGCAGTGGGCCGAGATCGACGCCGTGAACGCGAAGTTGTCGGGCGTGCGCATCCTCAAGGGAATCGAGAGCGACATCCTGCAAGACGGCTCCCTCGACTACGACGACGAGATGCTCGCCGGGTTCGACTACGTCGTCGGCAGCGTCCACACGCACTTCACGCTGACGGAGGCGGAGCAGACGGAGCGGGTGTGCCGCGCGCTGGCTCACCCGGCGCTGACGATGCTGGGCCACGCCACCGGCCGGCTGCTGCTGCGGCGCGAGGGGTACAAGATCGACCTGGAGGAGGTCCTGAAGACGGCCGCCCGCTTCGGGAAGATGGTGGAGATCAACGCGAACCCGTACCGGCTCGACCTCGACTGGGTTCACGTGAAGCGGGCCAAGGCGCTGGGCGTGCTGCTGGTCATCAACCCCGACGCGCACAGCCCCGATCAGCTGGCGCTGACGCGGTTCGGCGTGGACGTGGCCCGGCGCGGCTGGCTGGAGGCCAAGGACGTGTTCAACACGCGGTCGCTGGCCGAGGTGCAGGCGGAGCTCGCGCGGCGGAAGCGGGCGTGA
- a CDS encoding PseG/SpsG family protein has product MDATRGPILFRCDGTPDGGWEPFYQCLSLAAAFQRRRRGTHFLSYLDPASLAIAVNRGNNDWIPANQTLGSAGDLGATIAQVRRLNAAAVILAGDGYDEDYLADLRATGTLVVVFDSTAGMRFDADVVVNPFSAPGRKAYRPGPGTQLLLGHKYALCRGVFRRQRTIRATEPVGPFRALVAMGDDDPAGEAFTRTQQLLEMGKVAKVSVACRSHHPRYADLKDLAEADDRVEVVTEAKELMTRLVRSHFALTCGDGWSGELCVVGLPQLVMSQTKRHGMNAKRMDEDGVATFLGDAADVSFEQLKEAVDLLLDDAMERKTMTRCARNQYDGRGPDRVVNGMEILLHAPARKRAAQPLPALRIAA; this is encoded by the coding sequence ATGGATGCGACCCGAGGCCCGATCCTGTTTCGTTGCGACGGCACGCCCGACGGCGGCTGGGAGCCGTTCTACCAGTGCCTGTCGCTGGCCGCCGCGTTCCAGCGGCGCCGCCGCGGCACGCACTTCCTCAGCTACCTCGACCCGGCGTCCCTCGCCATCGCCGTGAACCGCGGCAACAACGACTGGATTCCCGCGAACCAGACGCTCGGCAGCGCCGGCGACCTCGGCGCCACCATCGCGCAGGTCCGCCGGCTGAACGCCGCCGCCGTCATCCTCGCCGGCGACGGCTACGACGAGGACTACCTCGCCGACCTGCGCGCCACCGGCACGCTGGTGGTCGTGTTCGACAGCACCGCCGGGATGCGGTTCGACGCCGACGTCGTGGTGAACCCGTTCTCGGCGCCCGGCCGCAAGGCGTACCGCCCCGGGCCGGGGACGCAGCTGCTGCTCGGCCACAAGTACGCGCTCTGCCGCGGCGTGTTCCGCCGGCAGCGCACGATCCGCGCCACCGAGCCGGTCGGCCCGTTCCGCGCGCTGGTGGCGATGGGCGACGACGACCCGGCCGGCGAGGCGTTCACCCGCACGCAGCAGCTGCTGGAGATGGGCAAGGTGGCCAAGGTGTCGGTGGCGTGCCGCAGCCACCACCCGCGCTACGCCGACCTGAAGGACCTGGCGGAGGCCGACGACCGGGTCGAGGTGGTGACGGAGGCGAAGGAGCTTATGACGCGGCTGGTGCGGAGCCACTTCGCGCTGACCTGCGGCGACGGGTGGAGCGGCGAGCTGTGCGTGGTGGGGCTGCCGCAGCTGGTGATGAGCCAGACGAAGCGGCACGGGATGAACGCCAAGCGGATGGACGAGGACGGCGTGGCGACGTTCCTCGGCGACGCCGCGGACGTGTCGTTCGAGCAGCTGAAGGAGGCGGTGGACCTGCTGCTGGACGACGCGATGGAGCGGAAGACGATGACCCGCTGCGCCCGCAACCAGTACGACGGCCGCGGCCCCGACCGGGTGGTGAACGGGATGGAGATTCTGCTGCACGCCCCGGCCCGCAAGCGCGCCGCGCAGCCGCTGCCGGCGCTGCGGATCGCGGCCTGA